The following coding sequences lie in one Asterias amurensis chromosome 18, ASM3211899v1 genomic window:
- the LOC139950875 gene encoding uncharacterized protein — protein MKITIAVAIVLAFMQVRLLVATAAVSPDPGMTCNSCCQGPAGIPGIPGSNGNHGQGLVGPRGDAGSPGEVGQPGVKGDKGSDGLGGEPGAKGDHGLKGDQGFGQPGKQGPQGLPGMNGLKGERGEPGPAGQTGEAGECSTRRSAFNAVRNTPFNPPSDYDPLPFEELLFSEEGTDFNLNNGTFTCTLPGVYVLMFSVHKSSSGSYLWVKLMKNGNTIVIGGVNDAGYHQVSSSAVIPLLYGDQVHLAVHGQVHSYSSHYTSFTGFLLYEI, from the coding sequence ATGAAAATTACGATAGCAGTGGCCATTGTTTTGGCTTTTATGCAAGTTCGGttattggtggctacagctgcAGTTTCACCTGATCCGGGAATGACGTGTAACTCTTGCTgccagggcccagccggtataccgggaatccctggatctaatgggaaccatggtcaaggACTTGTAGGCCCCAGAGGTGATGCTGGCTCtcctggtgaggtaggtcaacccggggttaaaggagacaaggggtcagatggactgggtggtgagccaggcgctaaaggtgatcatggactgaagggagatCAAGGATTCGGtcaaccagggaaacaaggacctcaaggtctgcctgggatgaatggtttgaagggggagagaggtgaacctggaccagctggacagactggtGAAGCAGGTGAATGTAGTACGCGACGGTCCGCCTTCAATGCAGTGAGGAATACCCCCTTCAACCCTCCATCCGACTATGATcctctgccctttgaagagttattgttttcagaggaagggactgatttcaacttgaataacggcacgtttacgtgtactctgcctggggtatacgtattgatgttctcagtcCATAAATCATCAAGTGGGTCTTACCTATGGGTCAAGCTGATGAAGAACGGTAACACCATTGTAATAGGGGGTGTAAACGATGCAGGTTACCATCAAGTGAGCAgcagtgcagtgattcccctgctctatggagatcaagttcacttagctgtacACGGTCAAGTACATAGTTACTCTAGCCATTACACGTCTTTCACTGGATTCCTGCTGtacgaaatctaa
- the LOC139950437 gene encoding uncharacterized protein, giving the protein MKITLAVAIVLAFMQVQFLVATAAVSPDSGMTCNSCCQGPAGIPGIPGSNGNHGQGLVGPRGDAGSPGEVGQPGVKGDKGSDGLIGEPGAKGEHGLKGEQGVGQPGKQGPQGLPGMNGLKGERGEPGPAGQTGEAGECSTRRSAFTAVRNTNFNPPSPWDPLPFEELLFSEEGTDFNLNNGTFTCNVPGVYVLMFSVNKLSSGSYLWVKLMKNGNTIVVGVVRDANYHQVSSSAVIPLHFGDQVHLAVYGQVHSYSDHCTSFTGFLLYEI; this is encoded by the coding sequence atgaagattacgttagcagtggccattgttttggcttttatgcaagttcagtTCCTGGTGGCTACAGCAGCAGTTTCACCTGATTCGGGAATGACGTGTAACTCCTGCTgccagggcccagccggtataccgggaatccctggatctaatgggaaccatggtcaaggACTTGTAGGCCCCAGAGGTGATGCTGGCTCtcctggtgaggtaggtcaacccggggttaaaggagacaaggggtcagatggactgattggtgagccaggcgctaaaggggaacaTGGACTtaagggagagcaaggagtcggtcaaccagggaaacaaggacctcaaggtctgcctgggatgaatggtttgaagggggagagaggtgaacctggaccagctggacagactggtgaagcaggtgaatgtagtacgcgacggtccgccttcactgcagtgaggaATACCAACTTCAACCCTCCATCCCCATGGGATCCTCTGCCCTTTGAAGAAttattgttttcagaggaagggactgatttcaacttgaataacggcacgtttacgtgtaatgtgcctggggtatacgtattgatgttctcagtcAATAAATTATCAAGTGGGTCTTACCTATGGGTCAAGCTGATGAAGAACGGTAACACCATTGTAGTAGGGGTTGTACGCGATGCAAATTATCATCAAGTGAGCAgcagtgcagtgattcccctgcacttcggagatcaagttcacttagctgttTACGGTCAAGTACATAGTTACTCTGATCATTGCACGTCTTTTACTGGGTTCCTGCTGtacgaaatctaa